One Comamonas endophytica DNA window includes the following coding sequences:
- a CDS encoding AI-2E family transporter yields the protein MKSTTLHHRVFLLLLCIVTAGFLVILWPFWGAVFWGVVLAVLFAPLHQRLLARMPQRRNLAALATLAICLVIVILPLVLIGASLVREATLIYENLNTGELNFGAYYQQIMSALPSWATRTLDSVGLTSVAEIQERLSSIAVQASKVAASQAVGIGQNTMGFIVGFGVMLYLLFFLLRDGAQLASRIRYAFPLEPAHKTALASKFTTVVRATIKGNMVVAMAQGALGGLIFWILDIQGPVLWGVVMAFLSLLPAVGAALIWGPVAIYFLATGDIVKGSVLAAYGVLVIGLVDNVLRPLLVGKDTKMPDYIVLISTLGGMALFGLTGFVVGPLIAALFIAIWDLFGQDHHAGADVSTTVLPPKQ from the coding sequence CTCCACCATCGCGTCTTCCTGCTGCTGCTGTGCATCGTCACCGCCGGATTCCTGGTCATCCTGTGGCCGTTCTGGGGCGCCGTTTTCTGGGGAGTGGTGCTGGCCGTGCTGTTCGCGCCGCTGCACCAGCGGCTGCTGGCGCGCATGCCGCAACGGCGCAACCTCGCGGCACTGGCCACGCTGGCCATCTGCCTGGTGATCGTGATCCTGCCGCTGGTGCTGATCGGCGCCTCGCTGGTGCGCGAGGCGACGCTGATCTACGAGAACCTCAACACAGGCGAGCTCAACTTCGGGGCGTATTACCAGCAGATCATGTCGGCCCTGCCCTCCTGGGCCACGCGCACGCTCGACAGCGTGGGCCTGACCTCGGTCGCCGAAATCCAGGAGCGGCTCTCGAGCATCGCCGTGCAGGCCAGCAAGGTCGCGGCCTCGCAGGCCGTGGGCATCGGGCAGAACACCATGGGCTTCATCGTCGGCTTCGGCGTCATGCTCTACCTGCTGTTCTTCCTGCTGCGCGACGGCGCCCAGTTGGCAAGCCGCATCCGCTATGCGTTTCCGCTCGAGCCGGCGCACAAGACCGCGCTGGCCAGCAAGTTCACCACCGTGGTGCGCGCCACCATCAAGGGCAACATGGTCGTGGCCATGGCCCAGGGCGCGCTGGGTGGCTTGATCTTCTGGATCCTCGACATCCAGGGCCCGGTGCTCTGGGGCGTGGTGATGGCCTTCCTGTCGCTGCTGCCAGCCGTCGGCGCTGCGCTGATCTGGGGGCCGGTGGCGATCTACTTCCTCGCAACCGGCGACATCGTCAAGGGCAGTGTCCTCGCGGCCTATGGCGTGCTGGTGATCGGGCTGGTCGACAACGTGCTGCGGCCGCTGCTGGTGGGCAAGGACACGAAGATGCCGGACTACATCGTGCTGATCTCCACGCTGGGCGGCATGGCGCTGTTCGGCCTGACGGGCTTCGTCGTCGGTCCACTGATCGCGGCACTGTTCATCGCCATCTGGGACCTGTTCGGCCAGGACCATCACGCCGGTGCGGACGTGTCGACGACGGTCTTGCCGCCCAAGCAATGA